The following are encoded together in the Methanosarcina flavescens genome:
- a CDS encoding Clp protease N-terminal domain-containing protein, with amino-acid sequence MEKEAFLHQFESSLANNDKRLFAKTIYDLPADVIVGFTKEEFSRIVYISHQFSSQKMDRLVNTLGNKGQFFLKRASNEIDKINSCLLSKFYYSLFISLCGNNKERLKSALGNNAGVCLMLAEMGIDSRENLETAIRLCGDAMEIFPITSGYYTAALVNGYTAIQILSKMGIDSRENLETTIRFYMNVKGNFPKKSTSYADVLIKEGDARIKLAEMGIDSKENLETSIHLYDNARKNFPEKSINYADTLMKEGNTRIKLAEMGIDSINNLETAIRLYMEGREIFPKTSTEYVRLLFNEGTARHALAENGIDSKENLETAVRIFGDAREYFPKTSVDYAFSLINEGNARQILAEMGIDNRENLETAVHLYGEARKIVTKTSTEYAHSLMSEGSARQRLADMGIDSKENLETAIRFYIDSREIFPKTSSEYASSLTNEGNARLKLADMGIDSRENLEASVRLSCDARRIFPKTSASYAGALMNEGNARQILAEMGIDSRKNLETSIRFYKEARETFPKTSIDYARSLVAEGSARQTLALTGTNIKENLETVITLCCDSRNILSPISIDYAHALTNEGSARQTLALMGIDSKENLETAISLYGDAREIFTKTSASYALALMNEGAARQRLADMGIDNRENLETSVNLYGNAREIFTKTSADYARALMNEGNARKTLSEMGINSKDNFEKSKELYLQSISILEELGDGWAYSISLLNFNNLLKENFYKTGEKKYLEEWEKSLGDIEEKIKDRDIRYKELLLARIYEIRASLFEFEEDIGVSNAALEYYKAYEISHNVFYKFMKDFCQARIVKPSIFCKLVSDWKEIEKEGIFLDYYDYAVFECHLENALKSTINEEDELKLAVEKLREIRDRTQIKIIKDRVSAYIHLLQALIDCFNKDSYREAAENVKEGCKIFREYGDKQGQQMCEIFHNAVVRERDPDAWQEIIRNREFSSNFYSLLCEYSDRKRANLGFYRFDQVHEMLGAVSKDIEQVKDISTRTESKVDEIKSDLEDIKDKIDYVTISLKPGIKEEVEISVGAEYLGTGAKHIITISLQDISYSELKEDLEKIAGNRINRLSDIPPKLANTIKAYLLRHGKENILEKLA; translated from the coding sequence ATGGAGAAAGAAGCCTTCCTGCATCAGTTTGAGTCATCTTTAGCAAATAATGACAAAAGATTGTTTGCTAAAACCATTTATGATCTTCCTGCTGATGTAATAGTTGGCTTTACTAAAGAAGAATTTTCGCGAATTGTTTACATATCGCATCAATTTAGTTCACAAAAAATGGACAGATTAGTTAATACTCTTGGAAACAAAGGGCAATTTTTCTTGAAAAGGGCTTCAAACGAAATCGATAAGATAAATAGTTGTCTTCTAAGTAAATTTTATTATAGTTTATTTATTTCTCTCTGTGGAAATAATAAAGAAAGATTAAAAAGTGCATTAGGGAATAATGCTGGTGTCTGTCTTATGCTTGCAGAAATGGGTATTGATAGCAGGGAAAACCTTGAAACTGCTATCCGTCTTTGTGGAGACGCAATGGAAATATTTCCCATAACGAGTGGATATTATACTGCTGCGTTGGTTAATGGATATACTGCAATACAAATACTTTCTAAGATGGGCATTGATAGCAGGGAAAATCTTGAAACTACTATCCGTTTTTATATGAATGTTAAGGGAAATTTCCCCAAAAAAAGCACGAGTTATGCGGATGTCCTGATAAAAGAGGGTGATGCACGAATAAAACTTGCCGAAATGGGCATTGACAGTAAGGAAAATCTTGAAACATCTATTCATCTTTATGACAATGCTAGAAAAAATTTCCCCGAAAAAAGCATAAATTACGCGGATACACTGATGAAAGAGGGTAACACGAGGATAAAACTCGCCGAAATGGGTATTGACAGTATAAATAACCTTGAAACTGCTATCCGTCTTTACATGGAAGGTAGGGAAATATTCCCCAAAACAAGCACTGAATATGTGCGTTTATTGTTTAACGAGGGTACTGCAAGACACGCACTTGCTGAAAATGGTATTGACAGCAAGGAAAATCTTGAAACTGCTGTCCGTATCTTTGGTGATGCTAGGGAATACTTCCCAAAAACAAGTGTTGATTATGCTTTTTCATTAATTAACGAGGGTAATGCGAGACAAATACTTGCTGAAATGGGCATTGACAATAGAGAAAATCTTGAAACTGCTGTACATTTATATGGGGAAGCGAGGAAAATAGTTACCAAAACAAGCACAGAGTATGCTCACTCGTTGATGAGCGAGGGCTCTGCAAGACAAAGACTTGCAGATATGGGTATTGATAGCAAGGAAAATCTTGAAACTGCTATCCGTTTTTACATAGATAGTCGGGAGATTTTTCCCAAAACAAGTTCAGAGTATGCTTCCTCTTTGACGAACGAAGGCAATGCAAGACTAAAACTTGCAGATATGGGTATTGATAGTAGGGAGAATCTCGAAGCTTCTGTCCGTCTTTCTTGCGATGCTAGGAGGATATTTCCCAAAACAAGTGCATCCTATGCTGGTGCGTTGATGAATGAGGGCAATGCGAGGCAAATACTTGCTGAAATGGGCATTGATAGCAGGAAAAATCTTGAAACCTCTATCCGTTTCTACAAGGAAGCTAGGGAAACATTTCCCAAGACAAGTATAGATTACGCTCGTTCGTTGGTGGCTGAGGGATCTGCAAGACAAACACTCGCATTGACGGGAACTAATATCAAAGAAAATCTTGAGACTGTTATCACTCTTTGCTGTGATTCTAGGAATATTCTTTCCCCAATAAGCATAGATTATGCGCATGCACTTACTAACGAGGGTTCTGCAAGACAAACACTTGCTTTAATGGGAATTGACAGTAAAGAAAATCTTGAAACTGCTATCAGTCTTTACGGTGATGCTAGAGAAATTTTTACCAAAACAAGCGCATCTTACGCTCTTGCATTGATGAACGAGGGTGCTGCAAGACAAAGACTTGCAGATATGGGTATTGATAACAGGGAAAATCTTGAAACTTCTGTCAATCTTTACGGCAATGCTAGAGAAATTTTTACCAAAACAAGCGCAGATTACGCTCGTGCGTTGATGAACGAGGGTAATGCAAGAAAAACACTTTCAGAGATGGGGATAAATAGCAAGGATAATTTTGAAAAATCAAAGGAATTGTATTTGCAAAGTATCTCAATTCTTGAAGAGTTAGGAGACGGATGGGCATATTCTATTTCACTATTGAACTTTAATAATCTACTGAAAGAGAACTTCTACAAGACCGGAGAAAAGAAGTATCTCGAAGAGTGGGAGAAAAGTCTCGGCGATATTGAAGAAAAAATAAAAGATCGAGATATCAGGTATAAAGAACTTTTACTGGCACGAATTTATGAAATACGTGCTAGCTTGTTTGAGTTCGAGGAAGATATTGGGGTATCTAATGCAGCTCTTGAATACTATAAAGCCTATGAAATCTCACACAATGTTTTTTATAAATTTATGAAAGATTTCTGTCAAGCAAGAATAGTTAAACCTTCAATTTTTTGTAAGCTTGTATCTGATTGGAAAGAAATAGAAAAAGAAGGTATATTTCTTGACTATTATGACTATGCTGTCTTTGAGTGTCATCTGGAAAACGCCTTAAAAAGCACAATTAATGAAGAAGATGAGTTGAAACTTGCAGTAGAAAAGCTTAGAGAAATCAGAGACAGAACACAAATTAAGATTATTAAAGATAGAGTCTCGGCTTACATCCATCTCTTGCAGGCTCTTATTGATTGCTTTAATAAGGACTCCTACAGGGAAGCAGCAGAGAATGTTAAAGAAGGCTGTAAAATCTTCCGTGAATATGGAGATAAACAGGGGCAACAAATGTGTGAGATTTTCCACAACGCAGTTGTGAGAGAAAGAGATCCCGATGCATGGCAAGAGATAATTCGAAACAGGGAGTTCTCATCTAACTTTTACAGTTTGCTCTGCGAATACTCAGACCGTAAAAGAGCAAACCTTGGATTTTATAGGTTTGACCAAGTACACGAAATGCTGGGCGCTGTCAGTAAGGACATAGAGCAGGTAAAAGATATTTCAACGCGTACCGAGAGCAAAGTGGATGAAATCAAGAGCGATCTAGAGGACATCAAGGACAAAATAGATTATGTGACCATTTCTCTGAAACCCGGAATAAAAGAAGAAGTTGAAATTTCTGTAGGAGCTGAATATTTAGGTACTGGTGCAAAACATATAATTACAATTTCCTTACAAGATATCTCCTACTCAGAACTAAAAGAAGATCTAGAAAAGATAGCAGGAAATAGAATCAACAGACTCTCTGACATTCCGCCAAAGTTAGCCAATACAATTAAGGCATATTTGCTCCGGCATGGAAAGGAGAATATACTTGAGAAATTAGCTTAA